Proteins encoded within one genomic window of Polaribacter sp. NJDZ03:
- a CDS encoding SulP family inorganic anion transporter, with the protein MTEFIRKILPNAKDDVLAGITVSLAMIPEVVAFAFVAQISPIVALFGAFVVGIISASFGGRPGLISGAAGAVAVIFVHMIQEGHAKGLLFDNPVENMGYFYLLAAVVLMGVIQIFAGLFKLGKFVRLIPHPVMMGFVNGLAIVIFMAQLGMFKENKKDFYGQNMRKTESKELVYSVSNNQVKDLVSNTVIFTIDDNIVKNSTTNEELFLISEGQVFDLNTKKVVFNVSDEGFYAVKDSGVVKYSMQGNTLYIMIGLVLLTMLIVWGLPKITTKIPAALTAILIVTLISIFSGLNSINVGDFIRDGGGAGLNGIAELSKNLNVLELWSNLPFNLDTLKFIAPYAFLAASVGLIETLMTMNLVDELTETRGNGNRECIAQGAGNIVSGAFGGTGGCGMIGQTVININAGGRGRLSGIMMALTLLTFILFADKYIEQVPIAALVGVMFMMVIETFAWSSFRILKKIPMSDAAVLIIVSAVTVFFDLAIAVFVGVIISALSFAWTSAKKIRARKRFKADGTKIYEIWGPLFFGSITEFNGKFDIKNDPDVVEIDFVEARVTDHSAIEAIFNLVEKYQAAGKKITLKHLSEDCKLLLFKSSPVFSEVILEDIDDPRYHLAANPEDFPKPLGEYKF; encoded by the coding sequence ATGACTGAATTTATTAGAAAAATATTACCAAACGCAAAAGATGATGTACTTGCCGGAATAACCGTTTCCTTAGCAATGATACCAGAAGTTGTAGCTTTTGCCTTTGTAGCACAAATAAGTCCTATTGTGGCATTGTTCGGTGCTTTTGTAGTAGGAATTATTTCAGCAAGTTTTGGTGGAAGACCAGGTTTAATCTCTGGAGCCGCAGGTGCCGTAGCAGTAATTTTTGTACACATGATACAAGAAGGACATGCAAAAGGCTTGTTATTTGACAATCCGGTAGAAAATATGGGCTATTTTTATCTCTTAGCCGCCGTTGTTTTAATGGGGGTGATACAAATTTTTGCAGGACTCTTTAAGTTAGGTAAATTTGTACGTCTAATTCCGCATCCCGTAATGATGGGGTTTGTAAACGGTTTGGCCATTGTTATTTTTATGGCACAATTGGGAATGTTTAAAGAAAATAAAAAAGATTTCTACGGACAAAATATGCGTAAAACCGAATCTAAAGAATTGGTTTATAGCGTATCTAATAACCAAGTTAAAGATTTAGTTTCTAACACGGTAATATTTACTATTGATGATAATATCGTTAAAAATAGTACTACCAACGAAGAGTTATTTTTAATTTCTGAAGGTCAGGTTTTTGATCTTAACACTAAAAAAGTAGTTTTTAATGTTTCTGACGAAGGCTTTTATGCTGTAAAAGATTCTGGAGTTGTAAAATATAGCATGCAAGGCAACACCTTATATATAATGATTGGCTTGGTATTATTAACCATGTTAATCGTTTGGGGTTTACCTAAAATTACAACAAAAATTCCGGCTGCATTAACAGCTATTTTAATAGTTACTTTAATCTCTATTTTTAGCGGATTAAACTCAATTAATGTTGGAGATTTTATTAGAGACGGTGGTGGAGCTGGTTTAAACGGAATTGCAGAACTTTCTAAAAACTTAAATGTTTTAGAATTATGGAGCAACCTTCCTTTTAATTTAGATACTTTAAAATTTATTGCTCCGTATGCATTTTTAGCAGCGTCAGTTGGTTTAATAGAAACCTTAATGACTATGAATCTAGTTGATGAGTTAACAGAAACTAGAGGAAACGGAAATAGAGAATGTATTGCGCAAGGTGCAGGAAATATTGTAAGTGGTGCCTTTGGAGGAACTGGTGGTTGTGGTATGATTGGGCAAACGGTGATAAACATTAATGCTGGCGGACGTGGACGTTTATCTGGTATTATGATGGCCTTAACCCTACTTACCTTTATTTTATTTGCCGATAAATATATTGAGCAAGTACCTATTGCAGCGCTTGTTGGTGTAATGTTTATGATGGTGATAGAAACATTTGCTTGGTCTAGTTTTAGAATTTTAAAGAAAATACCAATGTCTGATGCTGCTGTATTAATTATAGTGTCTGCCGTAACAGTTTTCTTTGACCTAGCCATTGCAGTATTTGTTGGGGTTATTATTTCTGCTTTATCTTTTGCATGGACAAGTGCTAAGAAAATTAGAGCTAGAAAACGTTTTAAAGCAGACGGAACAAAAATTTATGAAATTTGGGGACCACTTTTCTTTGGAAGTATCACTGAATTTAATGGGAAATTTGACATCAAAAATGATCCAGACGTTGTAGAAATAGATTTTGTAGAAGCTCGTGTAACCGACCATTCTGCCATAGAAGCTATCTTTAATTTGGTTGAAAAATACCAAGCTGCTGGAAAAAAAATTACACTAAAACACTTAAGTGAAGATTGTAAATTGTTGCTATTTAAATCGAGCCCTGTTTTTTCTGAGGTTATTTTAGAAGATATTGATGACCCTCGTTATCATTTAGCTGCAAATCCTGAAGATTTCCCTAAACCTTTGGGGGAATATAAGTTTTAG
- a CDS encoding DUF3427 domain-containing protein has protein sequence MNQGIYEELITQLVSANLNKLDKEKFYLKKIKIDKEEASSILSKHLALTVKHAFQLIKGKIELQIEIANKIIKLLKEELNKQEFEGDLINIEGEILKAVFSKTDAHFFNLDLRLKEITPYTRLTQSELFTGGNGGLSLESELKKEILSSNQINLLVSFIKFKGIIILEKELREFTERGGKLKVITTTYIGATDYKAIQLLSKLPNTEVKISYNTSNERLHAKAYLFYRNTGFHTAYIGSSNFSRSALTDGLEWNLKITTKEVGHIIDKFQKTFDAYWLSKDFETFDDSIHKEKLQNALKQSKFSKPYVNTTALFDIKPFPYQNEVLEKLEVERTVHNRFRNLVVAATGTGKTVISAFDYKRFKQNNKSSKLLFLAHRKEILQKSLSTFQGVLRNNNIGELWVDGMVPDNFEFVFASVQSVNNQLENSNLSPDYYDFIIVDECHHQTANSYRKIINYFKPKVLLGLTATPERMDGGDILDDFDNKIAAEIRLPEAMNRKLLCPFQYFGITDSIDLTNVSWVKGKYVASELTNLYTGSDRRVREIIGALDKYSKDINDVRTLGYCVSIEHAKYMAQKFTLAGLRAAYLTSNNSNERVFIRQQLEKKEINYLFVVDMFNEGIDIPEIDTVLFLRPTESLTVFLQQLGRGLRLHEEKDCLTVLDFVGNSKPEYNFESKFRALIGKTNTTVSKEIEDDFPHLPLGCSIILEKKTKETILENIAAATSLNKKNLISKIKSFQHDTNLPLTIGNFSKLYSIPLQDIYKRGSWKRLCQLAGKIEDFNTENEKAIVSAISNKWLSTNSLSYFTFILKIAKQNFKLVLSELKENEKTMLLMLHYDIWLKKGSFNSLEESIKQIGNNPTLVEEIKEVLEFLIENIDFKELPINLPYLQPLKLHSRYTRDQILVAFKFSSFDDKSTIREGIAEKKDINTELLFINLIKSEENFSPTTMYDDYAVNELLFHWQTQNSARPDTGKGLSYINHKITEKRILLFVREKAKNEFGNTNGYVFIGEGNLKDYYGSKPMSINWELNEPMPHYLWKDAAKLAIG, from the coding sequence ATGAATCAAGGAATTTACGAAGAATTAATAACACAGTTAGTTTCTGCGAATTTAAATAAGCTAGACAAAGAAAAATTCTATTTAAAGAAAATTAAAATTGATAAAGAGGAGGCTTCGAGTATTTTATCTAAACATTTAGCACTAACGGTAAAACATGCTTTTCAGCTTATAAAAGGAAAAATAGAACTACAAATAGAAATTGCTAATAAAATAATTAAGTTACTAAAAGAAGAGCTTAACAAACAAGAGTTTGAAGGAGATTTAATAAATATTGAAGGAGAAATTTTAAAAGCTGTTTTTTCTAAAACGGATGCACATTTTTTTAATTTAGATTTAAGACTTAAAGAAATAACGCCCTATACAAGGTTAACCCAAAGCGAATTATTTACAGGAGGAAATGGCGGTTTATCTTTAGAAAGTGAACTTAAAAAAGAAATCCTTTCTTCAAATCAAATAAACCTATTAGTATCTTTTATCAAATTTAAAGGCATTATAATTCTTGAAAAAGAATTAAGAGAGTTTACAGAACGTGGCGGAAAATTAAAGGTAATAACAACCACATATATTGGCGCTACAGATTATAAAGCCATTCAATTACTTTCTAAACTACCAAATACAGAAGTTAAAATATCTTACAACACATCTAATGAAAGATTACATGCTAAAGCTTATTTATTTTACAGAAACACGGGTTTTCATACAGCATACATAGGTTCTTCTAACTTTTCTAGATCTGCTCTTACGGATGGTTTAGAATGGAATCTAAAAATTACAACAAAAGAAGTTGGTCATATTATAGATAAATTTCAAAAAACTTTTGATGCTTATTGGCTAAGTAAAGATTTTGAAACGTTTGATGATTCTATTCATAAAGAAAAACTTCAAAATGCATTAAAACAAAGTAAATTTAGCAAGCCTTACGTGAATACAACTGCTTTATTTGATATTAAACCATTTCCTTATCAAAATGAAGTTTTAGAAAAATTAGAAGTAGAAAGAACTGTACATAACCGATTTAGAAACCTTGTAGTTGCAGCAACAGGAACTGGTAAAACAGTTATTTCCGCATTTGATTACAAACGTTTTAAACAAAATAACAAATCATCTAAACTCTTATTCCTTGCGCATAGAAAAGAAATACTACAAAAATCATTATCTACTTTTCAAGGAGTTTTAAGAAACAATAATATTGGCGAATTATGGGTGGACGGTATGGTTCCTGATAATTTCGAATTTGTTTTTGCTTCCGTTCAATCAGTAAATAACCAACTAGAAAATTCTAATTTATCACCAGATTATTATGACTTTATTATTGTTGATGAATGCCATCATCAAACAGCAAATAGCTATCGAAAAATAATCAACTATTTTAAACCAAAAGTTTTACTTGGCTTAACCGCAACACCAGAACGTATGGATGGTGGGGATATTCTTGATGATTTTGATAATAAAATTGCCGCAGAAATTAGGTTACCTGAAGCAATGAATAGAAAACTGCTTTGTCCTTTTCAATACTTTGGAATTACAGATAGTATTGATTTAACAAACGTAAGTTGGGTAAAAGGTAAATATGTAGCTAGTGAACTGACAAACCTTTACACAGGAAGTGATAGAAGAGTTAGAGAAATAATAGGTGCTTTAGATAAATATTCAAAAGACATAAATGATGTAAGAACATTAGGATATTGTGTTTCTATAGAACATGCCAAATACATGGCACAAAAATTCACTTTAGCAGGTTTAAGAGCAGCTTATCTTACAAGTAATAATAGTAATGAAAGAGTTTTTATCCGTCAGCAATTAGAGAAAAAAGAGATTAATTATTTATTTGTTGTTGACATGTTTAATGAAGGAATTGATATTCCGGAAATAGACACAGTACTCTTTTTAAGACCAACAGAAAGCTTAACGGTATTTTTACAACAACTAGGAAGAGGTTTAAGACTTCATGAAGAAAAAGACTGTTTAACGGTGTTGGATTTTGTTGGAAACTCTAAACCAGAATATAATTTTGAAAGTAAATTTAGAGCTTTAATTGGTAAAACAAATACTACTGTTTCTAAAGAAATTGAAGATGATTTCCCTCATCTTCCTTTAGGTTGTTCTATTATTTTAGAGAAAAAGACAAAAGAAACTATTCTTGAAAATATAGCAGCTGCCACTTCTCTAAATAAAAAGAATTTAATTAGTAAAATTAAAAGTTTTCAGCATGATACAAACTTACCTTTAACTATTGGAAACTTTAGCAAGCTCTACTCGATTCCTTTACAAGATATTTACAAAAGAGGTAGCTGGAAAAGACTATGTCAACTTGCAGGAAAAATAGAAGATTTTAATACCGAAAATGAAAAGGCTATTGTTTCTGCTATTTCTAATAAATGGTTATCTACAAACTCATTAAGTTATTTTACTTTCATTTTAAAAATTGCAAAACAGAATTTTAAATTGGTTTTATCTGAATTAAAAGAAAATGAAAAAACAATGCTTTTAATGCTTCATTATGATATTTGGTTAAAAAAAGGTTCTTTTAATTCTTTAGAAGAGAGTATCAAACAAATTGGAAACAATCCTACTTTAGTGGAAGAAATAAAAGAAGTTCTTGAATTCTTAATTGAAAATATAGATTTTAAAGAATTACCAATTAATCTTCCGTATCTACAACCTTTAAAATTACATAGCCGTTACACTAGAGACCAAATATTAGTAGCTTTTAAATTTAGTAGTTTTGATGACAAATCTACTATCAGAGAAGGAATAGCAGAAAAAAAGGATATAAATACTGAACTTTTATTTATCAATTTAATAAAATCAGAAGAAAACTTCTCCCCAACAACGATGTATGATGATTATGCTGTAAATGAATTATTATTTCACTGGCAAACTCAAAATTCTGCTAGACCAGATACAGGAAAAGGATTGTCTTATATAAATCATAAAATAACCGAAAAAAGAATATTACTTTTTGTTCGTGAAAAAGCAAAAAATGAATTCGGAAATACTAATGGATATGTTTTTATTGGAGAAGGAAATCTAAAAGATTATTATGGTTCTAAACCAATGAGTATCAATTGGGAATTAAATGAGCCAATGCCACATTATTTATGGAAAGATGCTGCAAAATTAGCAATAGGATAA
- a CDS encoding (deoxy)nucleoside triphosphate pyrophosphohydrolase, translated as MKTKTPLVTCAIIHFDDKILAVQRSDTMKLPLKWEFAGGKIEKGETEIDCIKREIFEELNIIIDVKKRLTPVIHQYSDFKIKLIPFIADYVSGELLFKEHSDFVLVNKNELINLDWADADLPILKEFLAL; from the coding sequence TTGAAAACAAAAACACCCCTTGTTACTTGTGCAATCATCCATTTTGATGACAAAATTTTAGCTGTTCAACGAAGCGATACAATGAAACTTCCTTTGAAATGGGAATTTGCAGGTGGAAAGATTGAAAAAGGTGAAACTGAAATTGATTGTATAAAAAGAGAAATATTTGAGGAGCTAAACATTATTATTGATGTAAAGAAAAGACTTACTCCTGTCATTCATCAATATTCTGATTTTAAAATTAAATTAATTCCATTTATTGCTGATTATGTTTCAGGGGAATTGTTATTTAAAGAGCATTCTGATTTTGTTTTAGTTAATAAAAACGAATTAATTAACTTAGATTGGGCTGATGCAGATTTACCAATTTTAAAAGAATTTTTAGCATTATGA
- a CDS encoding lactonase family protein encodes MKVLPIVLLSIFFFGCKSEKVKTATTNTDVKTNSFYVGTYTNKDSKGIYKYELSEKGELRKVGLVAETVNPTFLAKSKDGKILFAVGETNVNGTGFVKSFKIEKDSLQLISNEESGGAGPCFVAINDDNYLITANYGGGSVGLLKASASGKLSKLLNVQQHVGKGTTDRQKHPHAHSAWFHPTKKEVISVDLGTNELLFSNINEDKLVYTKQKSLKMAEGAGPRHVTFHPNNKWIYVLNELDNTVSLVKEKEEAYFVDFTISTLPKDFTDYSKAADIHISKDGKFLYASNRGHESIVIYAVNAEDGTLTTIGYESVLGKNPRNFSLSPDEQFLLVANQDTDNIVSFKRDIATGTLTFVSEIAAPTPVCILF; translated from the coding sequence ATGAAAGTACTACCAATCGTTTTGTTATCCATATTTTTCTTCGGATGTAAATCTGAAAAAGTTAAAACAGCAACAACAAACACAGATGTTAAGACTAATTCCTTTTATGTTGGTACGTACACCAATAAAGATTCTAAAGGAATTTATAAATACGAACTTTCTGAAAAAGGAGAGTTACGAAAAGTAGGCTTGGTTGCAGAAACCGTAAATCCTACTTTTTTAGCAAAATCGAAAGATGGTAAAATACTTTTTGCAGTTGGAGAAACCAATGTAAACGGAACAGGTTTTGTAAAATCTTTTAAAATTGAAAAAGATTCTTTACAATTGATAAGTAACGAAGAGTCTGGTGGAGCAGGTCCTTGTTTTGTTGCTATAAATGATGATAATTATTTGATAACCGCAAATTATGGCGGCGGAAGTGTTGGTTTACTAAAAGCATCTGCTTCTGGGAAGTTATCGAAATTATTAAATGTGCAGCAACATGTTGGTAAAGGAACAACAGACAGACAAAAACATCCACACGCACATTCTGCGTGGTTTCATCCAACAAAAAAAGAAGTTATTTCTGTAGATTTAGGAACCAATGAATTATTGTTTTCTAACATCAATGAAGATAAACTTGTTTATACAAAACAAAAGTCTTTAAAAATGGCAGAAGGAGCAGGACCAAGACATGTAACGTTTCATCCAAATAATAAGTGGATTTATGTTTTAAATGAATTAGACAATACGGTTTCTTTGGTAAAAGAAAAAGAGGAAGCGTATTTTGTAGATTTTACAATTTCTACCTTGCCAAAAGACTTCACAGATTATAGCAAAGCAGCAGATATTCATATTTCTAAAGATGGAAAGTTTTTATATGCTTCCAATCGCGGACACGAATCGATTGTTATTTATGCGGTAAATGCTGAAGATGGAACCTTAACCACAATTGGTTACGAATCTGTTTTAGGAAAAAATCCTCGTAATTTTTCTTTATCTCCAGATGAACAATTTTTATTAGTTGCAAATCAAGATACGGATAATATTGTTTCTTTTAAAAGAGATATTGCTACGGGTACATTAACTTTTGTAAGTGAGATTGCTGCACCAACTCCGGTTTGTATTTTGTTTTAG
- a CDS encoding M14 family metallopeptidase, with product MDKFFKGVFLVIVLFLMFSCDNLSKEKKDFTTLFEKSDGTETPEYKEIISYYKDLAEAHTSVALFSFGQTDSGEPLHLVVYNREGVFNVDEIKKSTKNRILINNGIHPGESDGIDASMLLLRDIVQSDSLIEKYKNTVICVIPVYNVGGSLNRNSHTRANQNGPKEYGFRGNARNYDLNRDFIKQDSRNSAAFAEIFHTINPDVFIDNHVSNGADYQYAITHLFTQHNKLGGKLGNFLETQMRPGLEKSLQQKGISITPYVNVWGTTPEAGFSQFFDSPRYSTGYTTLFNTLGLMVETHMLKPYKIRVEQTYELLFSALDFTEDHSDKIKELRANAVDEVLSKKTYPIRFKVDKEKLTELQFKGYEAEYIDSKVTTGKRLFYDTTKPYTKPVKYYNNFVATQSVKIPKGYILEQGWHKVLERLKNNKIEFTRLKNDTIIAVEVNHIAEFETRKTAYEGHYLHYNTTINASIQKFQFRKGDIYIPTNQNGVRYLLETLEAAATDSFFNWNFFDTILQQKEGYSAYVFEDIAASFLAENPSIEKEFLEKLNTDTEFANNPKAQLDFIYKKSPHYEPAHLRLPIFKIF from the coding sequence ATGGATAAATTTTTTAAGGGAGTCTTTTTAGTTATTGTTTTATTTTTGATGTTTTCTTGTGATAATTTATCCAAAGAAAAAAAAGATTTTACAACACTTTTCGAAAAGTCTGATGGAACCGAAACGCCAGAATACAAAGAGATCATTTCATATTATAAAGATCTTGCAGAAGCACATACTTCGGTTGCTTTATTTTCATTCGGACAAACAGATTCGGGAGAACCTTTGCACCTCGTTGTTTACAATAGAGAAGGTGTCTTTAATGTAGATGAAATAAAAAAATCAACCAAAAATAGAATTCTTATCAACAACGGTATTCACCCAGGAGAATCAGACGGAATTGATGCATCTATGTTGTTGCTTAGAGATATTGTACAAAGTGATTCTTTAATAGAAAAGTATAAAAATACTGTTATTTGTGTAATTCCGGTGTACAATGTTGGTGGTTCTTTAAATAGAAATTCGCATACAAGAGCCAATCAAAATGGTCCAAAAGAATACGGATTTAGAGGAAATGCAAGGAATTATGATTTAAATAGAGATTTTATAAAACAAGACTCTAGAAATTCAGCAGCTTTTGCAGAAATTTTTCATACTATAAATCCAGATGTTTTTATAGATAATCATGTAAGTAATGGTGCCGATTATCAATATGCAATTACACATTTATTTACACAACACAATAAACTAGGAGGTAAGTTAGGTAACTTTTTAGAGACACAGATGCGTCCGGGTTTAGAAAAATCATTGCAACAAAAAGGAATTTCAATTACACCTTATGTAAATGTTTGGGGCACCACGCCAGAAGCAGGGTTTTCTCAGTTTTTCGATTCTCCAAGATACTCTACAGGATACACAACTTTGTTTAATACTTTAGGATTAATGGTAGAAACTCACATGTTAAAACCTTATAAAATAAGAGTGGAGCAAACGTATGAATTGTTGTTTTCTGCGTTAGATTTTACAGAAGATCATTCTGATAAAATTAAAGAATTAAGAGCCAATGCTGTTGATGAGGTGTTGTCTAAGAAAACCTATCCTATTAGATTTAAGGTTGATAAAGAAAAACTTACAGAATTACAATTTAAAGGCTACGAGGCCGAGTATATCGATAGTAAAGTAACTACAGGAAAACGTTTGTTTTATGATACTACAAAGCCGTACACAAAACCCGTAAAATATTACAATAATTTTGTAGCGACGCAGTCTGTAAAAATTCCGAAAGGGTATATTTTAGAACAAGGTTGGCATAAAGTTTTAGAGCGCTTAAAAAACAATAAAATTGAATTTACTCGTTTAAAAAATGATACAATTATTGCAGTGGAAGTAAATCATATTGCTGAATTTGAAACTCGAAAAACAGCCTACGAAGGTCATTATTTACATTATAATACCACGATAAATGCATCAATTCAAAAATTTCAATTTAGAAAAGGAGATATTTACATTCCTACAAATCAAAACGGAGTTCGGTATTTGTTAGAAACGTTGGAAGCTGCAGCAACAGATTCTTTTTTTAATTGGAATTTTTTCGATACTATTTTACAACAAAAAGAAGGATATTCTGCCTATGTTTTTGAAGATATTGCAGCTTCTTTTTTAGCTGAAAACCCTTCAATAGAAAAAGAATTTTTAGAAAAACTGAATACAGATACTGAGTTTGCAAATAATCCAAAAGCGCAACTAGATTTTATCTACAAAAAATCACCTCATTACGAACCAGCACATTTACGTTTGCCAATTTTTAAAATATTTTAA
- the coaD gene encoding pantetheine-phosphate adenylyltransferase has product MKRAIFPGSFDPITLGHFDIIERGVKLFDELIIAIGINADKKYMFSLEERKKFIEDCFKDNPKIKVVTYEGLTVHFCQKNNVDFIFRGLRNPADFEFEKAIAHTNRDLAPIETVFLLTAASTSYISSSIVRDVIRNNGDYTKLVPEPVRVK; this is encoded by the coding sequence ATGAAAAGAGCAATTTTCCCCGGATCCTTTGATCCAATAACATTAGGTCATTTTGATATCATAGAGAGAGGTGTAAAATTGTTTGATGAACTAATTATTGCCATTGGTATAAATGCTGATAAAAAATATATGTTCAGTTTAGAAGAGCGTAAAAAATTTATTGAAGATTGTTTTAAAGATAATCCGAAAATAAAAGTAGTAACCTACGAAGGTTTGACGGTTCATTTTTGTCAAAAAAATAACGTAGATTTTATTTTTAGAGGATTAAGAAACCCTGCCGATTTTGAATTTGAGAAGGCAATTGCACATACAAACCGTGATTTAGCACCCATTGAAACCGTTTTTTTACTAACAGCAGCAAGTACTTCTTATATTTCATCATCTATTGTAAGAGATGTAATTAGAAACAACGGAGACTATACAAAATTGGTTCCAGAACCGGTAAGAGTTAAATAA
- a CDS encoding four helix bundle protein: MKRHNFKKLQIWQEAIELVTLNYKFTSTLPDFEKFGLVSQLNRCAVSIPSNISEGTSKRTNKHFVSFLEHSLGSAFEWETQIIICNNLNFMSHEVFLDLEKRIQKLQQKISNFISRVFVRGSKTS; this comes from the coding sequence ATGAAAAGACATAATTTTAAAAAGTTACAAATTTGGCAAGAAGCAATAGAGTTAGTTACCTTAAACTATAAATTTACGTCAACTTTACCTGATTTCGAAAAATTTGGTTTGGTGAGTCAATTAAACAGATGTGCTGTTTCTATTCCTTCTAATATATCCGAAGGAACAAGTAAAAGGACTAATAAACATTTTGTTTCTTTTTTAGAACATAGTTTAGGTTCTGCTTTTGAATGGGAAACTCAAATTATAATTTGTAATAATTTAAACTTCATGTCTCATGAAGTTTTTCTCGATTTAGAAAAAAGAATTCAGAAATTACAACAAAAAATATCAAATTTTATTTCAAGAGTCTTCGTTCGTGGTTCAAAAACATCATGA
- a CDS encoding D-alanine--D-alanine ligase, whose translation MKQNIAIVMGGYSSEVNISLTSGNVVYNHLNKEKYNPYRVHILKDKWVALDADNKEYLINKSNFSFNLNGTPVIFDCVFNAIHGAPGENGTLLAYLKLINLKHTSAPFYQMALTFNKRDTLSVVKEYGVKTALSVYLNKGDVVDLDAIISKVGLPCFVKPNNAGSSYGISKAHTKAEMLPALEKAYKEDSEILIESFLDGPEVSVGVIQYKGETKVLPITEIVTENDFFDYEAKYEGKSQEITPARISDEEKIKVEEIAIKVYKILNMSGFSRSEYILVNGEPHFLEMNTVPGLTENSILPQQAKVAGISLEELFDNAIESAFL comes from the coding sequence ATGAAACAGAATATTGCTATTGTAATGGGTGGTTATTCATCCGAAGTTAATATTTCCCTAACCAGCGGAAATGTAGTGTACAACCACTTAAATAAAGAGAAATACAATCCGTATAGAGTCCATATTTTAAAAGATAAATGGGTTGCATTAGATGCTGATAATAAAGAATATTTAATAAATAAAAGTAATTTTTCTTTTAATCTTAATGGTACGCCTGTTATTTTCGATTGTGTTTTTAACGCAATTCATGGTGCGCCAGGAGAAAACGGAACCTTGTTAGCGTATTTAAAATTGATTAATTTAAAACACACTTCTGCTCCTTTTTATCAAATGGCATTAACTTTTAATAAACGAGACACGTTAAGTGTTGTTAAAGAATATGGCGTTAAAACGGCACTTTCTGTTTATTTAAATAAAGGAGATGTTGTAGATTTAGACGCTATAATTAGCAAAGTTGGGTTGCCTTGTTTTGTAAAACCAAATAATGCGGGTTCTAGCTATGGAATTTCTAAAGCACATACAAAAGCAGAAATGTTGCCTGCTCTAGAAAAAGCCTACAAGGAAGATTCAGAAATTTTAATTGAATCTTTTTTAGACGGACCAGAAGTTTCGGTTGGGGTTATTCAGTATAAAGGAGAAACAAAAGTATTACCAATTACAGAAATTGTTACAGAAAATGATTTCTTTGATTATGAAGCTAAATACGAAGGGAAATCTCAAGAGATTACTCCTGCTAGAATTTCTGATGAAGAAAAAATTAAAGTAGAAGAAATAGCTATAAAGGTATATAAAATTTTAAATATGTCTGGTTTTTCACGTTCAGAATATATTTTAGTGAACGGAGAACCGCATTTCTTAGAAATGAATACAGTGCCCGGTTTAACCGAAAATAGTATTTTACCGCAACAAGCAAAAGTAGCAGGTATTTCTTTAGAAGAGTTATTTGATAACGCAATAGAATCGGCTTTTTTATAG
- a CDS encoding PASTA domain-containing protein: MSIFQFIKSKSFFIQVAIAIVGLLVFIFALKYWLGYSTNHHQKIQVPNLHKMSLENVKLKLEELNLDFIVIDSASYNPDYPKKSVIEQSPETGDFVKEKRKIYLTLNPSKYRDVTVPDLNGRTKRQATSHLRSIGFNIGTNPISVRDIGKDVVRGLRYKGEILNHGDKLPLNSIVDLVLGDGNGN, encoded by the coding sequence ATGAGTATTTTTCAATTTATTAAAAGTAAATCCTTTTTTATACAAGTTGCTATTGCAATTGTAGGTTTATTGGTATTTATTTTTGCCTTAAAATATTGGTTAGGCTATTCTACCAATCATCATCAAAAAATTCAAGTTCCTAACTTACATAAAATGTCTTTAGAAAATGTAAAACTAAAGTTAGAAGAATTAAATCTAGATTTTATTGTTATAGATAGCGCGAGTTACAATCCAGATTATCCAAAAAAATCTGTCATTGAGCAATCTCCAGAAACAGGAGATTTTGTAAAAGAAAAACGTAAAATTTACTTAACATTAAACCCATCTAAATATAGAGATGTTACTGTTCCTGATTTAAACGGAAGAACTAAGAGACAAGCTACTTCTCATTTACGCTCAATTGGTTTTAATATTGGTACAAACCCAATTTCTGTTAGAGATATTGGTAAAGATGTTGTACGTGGATTGCGCTACAAAGGAGAAATTCTAAATCACGGAGATAAATTACCCTTAAACTCTATTGTAGATTTAGTTTTAGGTGACGGAAACGGGAACTAG